The sequence below is a genomic window from Anaeromyxobacter diazotrophicus.
GACGAGCTCGCGCGGCCAGCCGAAGCCGTCCACCAGCGCGCGCGAGAAGGCGCCCGCGAAGTAGGCGCACTGGGAGTAGTAGCCGTCGTACTTCTTGCGGGCGAGGGCGAACGCCTTGTTCACGTCCTGGAAGCGGGACATCGGGCTCCTCGGGGGGGGGGTAGGTACGCCGGAACCTACCAGAACCCGCCCGCGCCCTCACGCGCTTCTCGCGGCGGCGCAGCGCATCACGCCCTGCGCGCGTACCCCTCGGGATGGATGGTGAGGACCGGGCAGCCCGCCCGGCGCACCACCCGCTCGGCCACCGATCCGAGGAGCGCGTGGCGCAGGCCGGTCCGGCCGTGCGTCCCCACCACGATGAGGTCGAAGCCGCGCTCCTGCGCCAGCTCGACCACCGAGAGCGCCGGCTCGCCGATGCCCTTCTCCACCCTCACCTTCGCCGCGCCCATCCCCTCCGCCAGCTTCTTCCACTCGGCCAGGTGCACCTCGGCCTGGTCGGAGAGGTCCTGCAGCATCTTCGGGCTCGCCACCACCGAACCCTCCGGCAGCGTGTAGCCGGGCAGCTCGTAGGCGTGGAAGAGCGTGAGCTCGCCGCCGGTGAGCCGGCACACCTCGACCGCCGCGCGCATCGCGGCGCGCGCCGGGTCGGAGAAGTCGATCGGGCAGAGGACCTTCATCCAGGGAAACGCCATGTCGGCCTCCTGCCAGACAGTGTAGCCCTCCCGCCCGGCGCCGGCGCGGGACGGTGGTGAAGCCCCGCCCGGGCCAGGGCCGTCAGCAGCCTCGCGCCAGCAGCGCGAGCAGCGCCTTCTCGGCGGCGTGGAGGCCCCGCTGGTGCGCGAGCTCCTCGACCGACCCGAAGGAGTCGGCGAGGACCTCGCCGCGCGAGAAGCCCTGGAGGACCGCCGGGTAGATGTAGGACGAGCGGCACACGGCGGGGGTGTTGCCCAGCTTCGCCGCGGTCGCCTTCACGGCGGCCACCACCATCCGCTTCCGGTCGGTGCGCCCCGGGACGACCGAGGCCGCGCCGCGCGCCAGCTCGCAGGCGCAGATGAGCGTGCCGGCCCAGGTGCGGAAGTCCTTGGCGGTGAACGGGCCGCCCATCTGCTCGCGCAGGTACGCGTTGATGTGGCGCCGGCGAACGTCGACCACCGTGCCGTCGTCCGCGACGAACTTGAGGAGCTCGCGGCCGGGCGCGGCGAGGAGCTGGCGGACGAGGCGCGCCACGCGCGCGTCCTTCACCTCGCGCACCTGCCGCTTCCCGGACTTCCCGGGGTAGTCGAAGCGGACGGTGTCGCCCTCGACCTGGACGTGGCGCGTCCTCAGCGTCGCGACGCCGTAGCTCCGGTTCTTCCGGGCGTACTGCTGCGAGCCGGCGCGCATGAACGCGGTCGCGAGCAGGTGGACGGCCAGCGCGAGCACCCTCTCGCGCGGCAGCCCCCGCCGGCGGAGGTCGCGGTCCACCGCCGCGCGGAGCGCCGGCAGCGCCGCCGCGAAGCGCACCAGCCGGCGGTACTTCGCGCTCTCCTGCCGGCGCCGGTAGCTCGCGTGATAGCGGTACTGCCAGCGCCCGGCCCGGTCGCGCCCCACCGCCTGCAGCTTCTTGCCGGGGTGGGGGCTCACGTACACGTCCGACCACGCCGGCGGCAGCTTGAGGTCGTGGAGGCGCCGGCGCGCGCCGTTCCGGACCGGCTTGCCGCCCGGCGCGACGAACCGGAAGCCGCTCCGCGGCGTGCCGACCCGGCGGATCCCGTGCCGCTGCAGGTGTTCGAGCTGGGTCATCCTGGGATGGGAATGGGCACCGCGGAGGCGCCGGACAAGTGCCGGCCAGCCGGTTAAGAGCACCGGATGCGCCTCTGCACCCTGCAGGACGGCACGCGCGACGGGCGGCTGGCGGTGGTCCGCGCCGACGGGCGCGCCGTCGCGCCGGCGGGCGCCGTCGCGCGCTCGCTCCAGGAGGCGCTCGACGGGTGGGAGCGGTGCGAGCCGCGGCTCCGCGCGCTCGCCGCGGACCTCGACGGCGGCCGGCTGGCGGGGGAGCCGCTGGACGAGGAGCGCCTCGCCGCCCCGCTGCCGCGCGCCTACGAGTGGGTGGACGGCTCGGCCTTCCTGAACCACGTCCGGCTGGTGCGCAAGGCGCGCGGCGCCGAGCCGCCGGCCACCCTCGAGACGGATCCCCTCGTCTACCAGGGCGGCTCGGGCGTCCTGCTCGGCCCCCGCGCCCCGCTCCCGCTCCTCGACGAGCGGTACGGCCTCGACTTCGAGGGGGAGGTCTGCGTCATCCTCGGCGACGTGCCGCAGGGCACGCGCGCCGGCGACGCCGCGCGCCACGTGCGCCTCCTCTGCCTCGCGAACGACGTCACCTTGCGCGAGCTCGTCCCGGGCGAGCTGGCGAAGGGCTTCGGCTTCTTCCAGTCGAAGCCGGCCACCGCCTTCTCGCCCTTCGCCGCCACGCCCGACGAGCTCGGCGCCGCCTGGCGCGGGGGCCGCCTCCACCTGCGGCTCCAGGTCACCTGCCAGGGCCGGCTGGTCGGCGACTGCGACGCCGGCCCCGAGATGCACTTCTCGTTCTACGACCTCCTGGAGCACGTGGCGCGCACGCGCGCCTTCACGGCGGGCACGATCCTCGGCTCGGGCACGGTGTCGAACGCCGACCGCGCGCGCGGCGTCTCCTGCCTGGCGGAGCAGCGGATGCTCGAGATCATCGACGCCGGCCCGGGCGGCCGGCCGGCGACGCCCTACCTGAAGCGCGGCGACCGGGTCGCGATCGAGATGCTCGACGCCTCCGGCCGGAGCGTGTTCGGCCGCATCGATCAGGTGGTCACATGACCGCACCGCACCTCACGCTCCACGGCTACTGGCGCAGCTCCTCCGCCTGGCGGGTCCGCATCGGGCTCCACCTCAAGGCCCTGCCGTTCACCTACCGCGCGGTGAACCTCGCCGAAGGGGAGCAGCGCGGCGAGGCGCACCGGGCGGTGAGCCCGCTCGGCCAGGTGCCGGTGCTGACGGTGGAGGAGGGCGGGGCGGCGCGCCACCTCGTCCAGTCGATGGCGATCCTGGAGTGGCTGGAGGAGCGCTTCCCGGCGCCGCCCCTCCTGCCGCCCGACGCCTTCGGCCGGGCGCGCGTCCGGG
It includes:
- a CDS encoding DNA topoisomerase IB is translated as MTQLEHLQRHGIRRVGTPRSGFRFVAPGGKPVRNGARRRLHDLKLPPAWSDVYVSPHPGKKLQAVGRDRAGRWQYRYHASYRRRQESAKYRRLVRFAAALPALRAAVDRDLRRRGLPRERVLALAVHLLATAFMRAGSQQYARKNRSYGVATLRTRHVQVEGDTVRFDYPGKSGKRQVREVKDARVARLVRQLLAAPGRELLKFVADDGTVVDVRRRHINAYLREQMGGPFTAKDFRTWAGTLICACELARGAASVVPGRTDRKRMVVAAVKATAAKLGNTPAVCRSSYIYPAVLQGFSRGEVLADSFGSVEELAHQRGLHAAEKALLALLARGC
- a CDS encoding fumarylacetoacetate hydrolase family protein, with the protein product MRLCTLQDGTRDGRLAVVRADGRAVAPAGAVARSLQEALDGWERCEPRLRALAADLDGGRLAGEPLDEERLAAPLPRAYEWVDGSAFLNHVRLVRKARGAEPPATLETDPLVYQGGSGVLLGPRAPLPLLDERYGLDFEGEVCVILGDVPQGTRAGDAARHVRLLCLANDVTLRELVPGELAKGFGFFQSKPATAFSPFAATPDELGAAWRGGRLHLRLQVTCQGRLVGDCDAGPEMHFSFYDLLEHVARTRAFTAGTILGSGTVSNADRARGVSCLAEQRMLEIIDAGPGGRPATPYLKRGDRVAIEMLDASGRSVFGRIDQVVT
- a CDS encoding universal stress protein, which encodes MAFPWMKVLCPIDFSDPARAAMRAAVEVCRLTGGELTLFHAYELPGYTLPEGSVVASPKMLQDLSDQAEVHLAEWKKLAEGMGAAKVRVEKGIGEPALSVVELAQERGFDLIVVGTHGRTGLRHALLGSVAERVVRRAGCPVLTIHPEGYARRA